The Candidatus Berkiella aquae sequence GGTTTATGATCTTTGTGAATATTTTAACCAACTTCATCCTGATACGCCTATTCCTGTGAATATTATTCGCAAAGCACCCAGTGCCGAACTCGCCCCCGAACAAAAAGACAGTGACAACATGCCTGAATATGCGATTCTGGATCCTATTTTGAAACTCTATATTGAAGGCGATCTCTTACCAAAAGAAGAATATTCTCGTTACCAAACCATCACAGCAAAATTAGATCCTGCCATCATCAAACGAGTACGCAATATGGTTGATAAGGCTGAATTTAAACGCCGTCAAGCAGCGCCTATTATCAGGTTACAACGCCGTGCTTTTGGTTTTGGTCGTCAATTACCCATTACCGGTACCTTTCCATGATATAAAAGCATGATCGCCTAAAGCCGTCTATACCTAAAGAGAGGGAAATGACGGAGAAATAGAATATGCCTTATGCCAATTCCATTCTAGAATGCATTGGGCGTACGCCATTAGTAAAGCTGCAAAAAGTAGTGAATAAAAAGGCAGCTACTGTCTTAGTAAAATGCGAATTTATGAATCCAACCGGTTCAATTAAAGATCGCATGGCGCTTTACATCATCGAGCAAGCGGAAAAGAAGGGCTTATTACGCCCTGGCGGCACTATCGTTGAAAACACTTCGGGTAATACAGGTCTTGCTTTAGCCATGATTGCCGCAGTCAAAGGGTATAACGCGATATTTACCTTACCTGATAAAATGAGCCAAGAAAAAATTAATATGCTTAAAGCATTTGGCGCTGAAGTCGTGATTACACCTACTGATGTCCCAGGTGACTCACCAGAACACTATGTCGAAGTAGCTAAACGTATTGCCCGTGAAACACCCAATGCTTTCTATGTTAACCAATATCATAATCCCGATAATATTACTGCTCATTATTATTCAACCGCAACAGAGCTCTGGCAGCAAACCGAGGGGAAAATTGACGCCTTTGTTGCAGGCACGGGCACGGGTGGCACTATTTCAGGTGTCGGTCGATATTTTAAAGAACATCATTATCCCGCTAAAATCATTGGCGTCGATCCTATCGGTAGTGTTCATTATGATTATTTTTACACTCGTCAATTAGTCGAGCCTCATGTTTATAAAGTAGAGGGCATTGGTGAAGATATCTTATGTGAAGCACTCGATTTTTCTGTCATTGATGAAATGCGCCAAACCAATGATGCGCAAGCTTTCACGATGGCCAGACGCTTAGTGCGTGAAGAAGGTTTATTTTGTGGAGGCTCATCGGGTGCCATCGTGCATACCGCTGTTGAAATTGCCAATGAATTACCACCCTCTAAAACGGTTGTGGCATTATTAACTGATTCGGGCAGTCGCTATATTAGCAAATTTCTTAATGATGATTGGATGAAAAAAAATGGTTTCTAAAAAAGAGCCAGGGTTTGCAACTAAAGCAATCCATGCTGGCTTTTCCCATGATAAAGCAACGGGAGCCGTCATGCCTCCCATTTATATGGCCTCAACCTATGCCCAATTAAGTCCAGGCCATCCCATTAGCAAATATGAATACTCGCGTACTGCCAATCCTACTCGTGATGTACTTGAAGCGAATTTAGCAACGCTTGAAAATGGTCGTTTTGGCTTGTGTTTTGCTTCCGGGTGTGCAGCACTTAATACTTTATTACAAGCACTTCCTTCTGGCAGTCATGTGATTATTAGTGATGATGTTTATGGCGGAACCTTACGATTATTAAGTCAGATCTTTACACCAATGGGTTTACATTACACCCAATGTGATATGACCGACATTAATAACATCGAACAAGCAATTAATGAAAATACTCAATTAATTTGGTTAGAAACACCCTCAAATCCATTACTGAAAATTATCGACATCACTGCTGTTGCGCAATTGAAGCAACAGAAATGCCCGAATGCTTGGCTTGCGGTTGATAATACGTTTGCAACTCCTTATTTACAAACACCGCTTGATTTAGGGGCTGATATTGTT is a genomic window containing:
- a CDS encoding cystathionine gamma-synthase, whose product is MVSKKEPGFATKAIHAGFSHDKATGAVMPPIYMASTYAQLSPGHPISKYEYSRTANPTRDVLEANLATLENGRFGLCFASGCAALNTLLQALPSGSHVIISDDVYGGTLRLLSQIFTPMGLHYTQCDMTDINNIEQAINENTQLIWLETPSNPLLKIIDITAVAQLKQQKCPNAWLAVDNTFATPYLQTPLDLGADIVCHSTTKYIGGHSDVIGGALIVNNETLAQKLYFLQNATGSIPSPMDCYLLLRSIKTLHVRMNAHCHNAKTIAKALSSHPKVSRVIYPGLSTHPEHYLATKQMRDFGGMISITLTDGPKAVIPFLKKLKIFTLAESLGGVESLIEHPAVMTHAAIPAEHRKKIGIEDSLIRISVGIEAVDDLLEDLNQAL